The genomic region AGCTTGGTGAGGGCATCGTGACGATGCGCCTCTTCGGGCGAGATGAATGCCTCTGATAAGGTTTCAAGACGGCGCGCGAGGCCCTCGGGCGTGGGTGCTGATTGACGCGCCAAAACAGAAATCGCGGCCTTGGCCAGCGAAGTAATTTCTGCCGTGCGTTTTTCCGTCCCTTTGCGGGACGTAGCGTCACCGTCTTGGGTCATTCGGCTCCTCACCACCAACAAGACTGAAGAGAAGGCAGTCTTACTGGCCTGTGTTAAAAGATCGGGGCGATCTTTTTCCTTGTATTGGCCGCTATAGTCGCGGCCCGTCATCTGTCTGCCGCGTGTGTTGCACAACCGCTGCCCTGTCTCAAGGGCAGTTGTTTCGCCTGCAAGTGTCTCGCAAACGACCGCATCTGTCAAAGAAAATTGACAATTCCCTTGCGTCAACAAGCGCCAAAGCGCCGATGGGTGCCTTGGATGCAAAAAATATTGGGAAATTAGCGCTCGTGCCACAGGGTCATTGCCCTTGCAAAACTGGCGACTGTCAAGTTCAAGACTGTAAGTTTTAATTGACACTTTACCCCTTTGAGGGCTAGCCTTTCCTTAATTGACAGACTGGAATCAAAGACAAATGCCATCGGATAGTCTGACAGCAAGCCCGTCACGCAAGCTTTACAGCGTGGATGAGCGCGCAAGGCGTGACGCAACCATCTGGACATTGGTTCAGGGGATTCTTGCGCCGATTCAGTTTGTTGTCTTTCTTGTGTCGCTTGCGCTGGTTGGACGATTCTTGATCACGGGCGCGGGCTATGACCTCGCCACATATTCCATCATTGCCAAAACGGCGGTGCTTTTGACCATCATGGTGACAGGCGCGATTTGGGAAAAAGTGGTGTTTGGCCAATATCTTTTCGCCCCCGCATTCTTTTGGGAGGATGTGGTCAGCTTTCTCGTGATCGCATTGCATTTGGCCTATGTGGCGGCTTTGATCCAAGAGGTGCCTGCGGTTCAGCAGATGTGGATCGCGCTCGCGGCCTATGCGGCCTATGTGATCAACGCGGCGCAGTTCCTCTATAAGCTGCGCCAAGCACGGCTGGAGGGGGACAGATGAACACCCCTGCACCGATCAAGGCCCAAAGCTGCGCCGATGCGCCCGTTCTCAAAGAGCGCGGACAGCGCGAGGTATTCTGCGGCCTGACGGGCATCATTTGGCTTCACCGTAAAATGCAGGATGCGTTTTTCCTCGTTGTCGGCAGCCGCACCTGCGCGCATCTTTTGCAATCTGCCGCGGGTGTGATGATTTTTGCTGAACCCCGTTTTGGTACGGCAATCCTTGAAGAAACCGATTTGGCGGGCATGGCAGATGCCAATGACGAATTGGATCGCGAGGTTGCACGGCTGTTGTCGCGCCGTCCTGATATCAAGCAGCTTTTCCTTGTGGGATCTTGTCCTTCTGAGGTGATCAAGCTGGATCTTGCCCGCGCGGCCGAGCGTCTGACGACCGCCCACGCCCCTCATGTGCGGGTGCTGAATTATTCGGGCAGCGGGATCGAAACCACATTTACCCAAGGCGAGGATGCATGCCTTGCCGCGATGGTGCCTGTTCTCAAGGATAGCCCTGCGCGGGAATTGGTCTTGGTTGGCGCCTTGCCCGATGTGGTCGAAGATCAGGCCATCACGCTTTTGTCGGAGATGGGTATTGGCCCGATCCGTGTTTTGCCGTCCTCGCGCGCTGAGGGTGCGCCCGAGATTGGTGAAAATACCGTCTTTGCGTGCCTCCAACCGTTTCTGGGTGATACGACAGCCGCACTTGAGCGGCGCGGCGCGCGGCGGATTACGGCGCCGTTTCCCTTTGGGGAGGAGGGCACAACCCTATGGCTGCGCGCCATAGCCGATGAATTTGGCGTAGATGATGCCACATTTGCCCGTGTTACGGATGCCCCGCGCGCGCGCGCCCGAAAGGCCATTGAGAATGCAAGCGCGGCTTTGCGTGGGAAATCCGTGTTCTTCATGCCCGACAGCCAGTTGGAAATCCCACTCGCGCGGTTCTTGACCCGTGAATGTGGAATGGAGGCCGTTGAGATCGGCGCACCCTATATCCATCGTGGCTTGGTTGGCCCTGATTTGGCGTTGATCCCTGAGGGGCCGCGCATTTCAGAAGGGCAGGATGTTGATGTCCAACTTGACCGCGTGCGCGCTGCGCG from Rhodobacterales bacterium HKCCA1288 harbors:
- the bchF gene encoding 2-vinyl bacteriochlorophyllide hydratase, giving the protein MPSDSLTASPSRKLYSVDERARRDATIWTLVQGILAPIQFVVFLVSLALVGRFLITGAGYDLATYSIIAKTAVLLTIMVTGAIWEKVVFGQYLFAPAFFWEDVVSFLVIALHLAYVAALIQEVPAVQQMWIALAAYAAYVINAAQFLYKLRQARLEGDR
- a CDS encoding ferredoxin:protochlorophyllide reductase (ATP-dependent) subunit N → MNTPAPIKAQSCADAPVLKERGQREVFCGLTGIIWLHRKMQDAFFLVVGSRTCAHLLQSAAGVMIFAEPRFGTAILEETDLAGMADANDELDREVARLLSRRPDIKQLFLVGSCPSEVIKLDLARAAERLTTAHAPHVRVLNYSGSGIETTFTQGEDACLAAMVPVLKDSPARELVLVGALPDVVEDQAITLLSEMGIGPIRVLPSSRAEGAPEIGENTVFACLQPFLGDTTAALERRGARRITAPFPFGEEGTTLWLRAIADEFGVDDATFARVTDAPRARARKAIENASAALRGKSVFFMPDSQLEIPLARFLTRECGMEAVEIGAPYIHRGLVGPDLALIPEGPRISEGQDVDVQLDRVRAARPDLTVCGLGLANPLEAEGLSTKWAIELVFTPVHFYEQAGDLAGLFSRPLRRRAILEQGAAR